Proteins from one Paraburkholderia sp. BL10I2N1 genomic window:
- the chrA gene encoding chromate efflux transporter: MASTAPPVRLSAPHIFLIFLRLGLTCFGGPVAHIGFFRDEFVKRRAWLSDEAFADIVALCQFMPGPSSSQVGIALGLRQGGLPGAVAAWLGFTLPSAALLCAFGLAMAHYGNAVGHGWLQGLQLVAVAVVAQALWNMARTLCPDALRITIAAIATALMLAFSSPFAQVGVLLAGAVAGWLLRAHLPEPRVSADQHRIATPAHSAVALVSFVALLCVLPVVAAASGSYALNLFSSFFRVGSLVFGGGHVVLPLLESVVVGSGWVKADAFIAGYGAAQAVPGPLFTFAAFLGSVSSRQPAGVAGAAIAVVAIFLPSFLLVIGVLPWWDSVRTTTGVRYALMGVNAAVVGLLAAALYSPLWVSAIHNATCLVLAAVALLLLTMARFPPWLVVGMAAALGYFVL; this comes from the coding sequence ATGGCTTCCACGGCTCCGCCCGTTCGACTTTCCGCACCGCACATCTTCCTGATTTTTCTAAGGCTCGGGCTGACCTGCTTTGGCGGACCGGTCGCGCATATCGGCTTCTTTCGCGACGAGTTTGTCAAACGCCGCGCGTGGCTCAGTGACGAAGCTTTCGCCGACATCGTCGCGTTGTGCCAGTTCATGCCCGGACCCTCGAGCAGTCAGGTCGGAATCGCGCTCGGACTGAGGCAGGGTGGCTTGCCCGGCGCCGTCGCCGCATGGCTCGGTTTCACGTTGCCGTCGGCTGCGTTGCTGTGCGCGTTCGGCCTGGCGATGGCGCACTACGGAAACGCAGTCGGACATGGCTGGCTACAGGGCCTTCAACTCGTTGCGGTGGCCGTCGTGGCGCAGGCGCTGTGGAACATGGCGCGAACGCTTTGTCCCGATGCGCTGCGAATCACGATCGCAGCGATCGCGACCGCGCTGATGCTTGCGTTCAGTTCGCCGTTCGCACAGGTTGGCGTGCTGCTGGCCGGCGCTGTCGCCGGCTGGCTGCTGCGCGCTCACCTGCCCGAGCCGCGTGTGTCGGCGGATCAACACAGGATTGCTACACCTGCCCATTCGGCGGTCGCGCTGGTATCGTTCGTCGCGCTATTGTGCGTGCTGCCTGTGGTGGCGGCTGCGTCGGGAAGTTACGCGCTGAATCTCTTCAGCAGTTTCTTTCGCGTCGGCTCGCTTGTGTTTGGCGGTGGGCATGTGGTGCTGCCGTTGCTCGAGTCGGTTGTCGTGGGGTCAGGCTGGGTCAAGGCCGATGCGTTTATCGCCGGGTACGGCGCCGCACAGGCGGTGCCCGGACCGCTGTTCACCTTTGCGGCGTTTCTCGGCAGCGTGTCGAGCCGGCAGCCGGCAGGCGTTGCCGGCGCAGCGATCGCGGTCGTCGCGATCTTTCTGCCGTCGTTCCTGCTGGTGATCGGCGTGCTGCCATGGTGGGATAGTGTGCGCACGACGACCGGCGTCCGGTATGCGTTGATGGGGGTCAACGCGGCCGTCGTCGGGTTGCTGGCCGCAGCGTTATATTCACCGCTTTGGGTGAGCGCGATTCACAACGCAACCTGTCTTGTGCTCGCCGCGGTCGCGCTGCTCCTTCTGACGATGGCGCGTTTTCCGCCGTGGCTGGTGGTGGGAATGGCAGCGGCGCTCGGATACTTCGTGCTGTGA
- a CDS encoding SIS domain-containing protein, whose protein sequence is MSNMLNEALASAEVVAAQLADMSCVEALAGKLAEEPRHVALTVARGSSDHAASYFASLTMSRLGVPVASLPMSVATLQQAPLKVQGQLALAFSQSGKSPDLVGTMIALRDAGALTVAAVNAPSSPLADACEFHLPLVAGPELSVAATKSYIAMLSLSAQLVAHWQRDDALLAALRSLPDVLRKAGTLDWSKAVDELRGVERMIVIGRGLGLAIAQEAALKLKETSGIQAEAFSSAEVRHGPMELIDRDYPLLVFAPRGPEQAGLIQLASDMEARGARVLLAAPDDVPQASLPLVSTDHPALDPIAAILSFYVMAAGLAAARGRNPDTPRHLNKVTETH, encoded by the coding sequence TTGTCGAATATGCTTAACGAGGCGCTGGCGTCCGCTGAAGTGGTCGCCGCGCAACTCGCCGATATGTCGTGTGTCGAAGCGCTCGCGGGGAAGCTTGCCGAAGAGCCGCGCCATGTCGCGCTGACCGTGGCGCGCGGCAGCTCGGATCACGCGGCCAGTTATTTCGCCAGCCTCACGATGAGCCGCCTCGGGGTGCCGGTCGCGTCACTGCCGATGTCGGTCGCGACGCTGCAACAGGCGCCGCTGAAAGTGCAGGGCCAGCTGGCCCTGGCGTTTTCGCAGTCGGGCAAGAGCCCGGATCTGGTCGGCACGATGATCGCGCTGCGCGACGCGGGGGCGCTGACGGTGGCCGCGGTGAATGCGCCGTCGTCGCCGCTTGCCGATGCGTGCGAGTTTCATCTGCCGCTCGTCGCCGGTCCTGAATTGAGTGTGGCCGCGACCAAAAGCTATATCGCGATGCTGTCGCTGTCTGCGCAACTGGTCGCGCACTGGCAGCGTGACGATGCCTTGCTCGCGGCGCTGCGCTCGCTGCCCGACGTGTTGCGCAAGGCAGGCACGCTCGACTGGTCGAAGGCCGTCGACGAATTGCGCGGCGTCGAGCGCATGATCGTGATCGGTCGTGGTCTCGGTCTCGCGATCGCGCAGGAAGCCGCGCTCAAGCTGAAGGAAACTTCCGGCATCCAGGCCGAAGCGTTTTCGAGCGCGGAAGTGCGTCATGGTCCGATGGAACTAATCGATCGCGACTACCCGCTGCTCGTTTTCGCGCCCCGCGGACCCGAGCAGGCTGGCCTGATCCAGCTCGCGAGCGACATGGAAGCGCGTGGTGCACGCGTGCTGCTAGCCGCACCGGACGACGTGCCGCAAGCGTCCTTGCCGCTCGTGTCCACCGATCATCCGGCGCTCGATCCGATCGCCGCGATTCTTTCCTTTTATGTGATGGCTGCCGGCCTCGCCGCTGCACGCGGACGCAATCCGGATACCCCGCGCCATCTGAATAAAGTCACCGAAACTCACTGA
- a CDS encoding bifunctional helix-turn-helix transcriptional regulator/GNAT family N-acetyltransferase, whose translation MTDPEVLRRAQAVRHFNRFYTRHIGALHERLQKSAFSLTEVRVLHELSRGEADTAAALTRSLGLDSGYLSRLLTSFERRNLISRRPSDIDARQSLLALTDLGRAAYEPLDAAAIDEVSSVLLRLDPASQEQLIAAMRVVERLLDHGNRRDMVITLRAPQAGEYGWLVHRQAQLFALEHGWDHTFEAQLAQVVADFARQHDPVRETGWIAELDGSIVGSALVAGVSATVARVRLLYVEPDVRRLGIGAQLMDECARFAAQADYTKLTVSTAATLPGARRLCERSGFTCAAANPERRFGSELTIERWEREL comes from the coding sequence TTGACTGATCCAGAGGTGCTGCGACGCGCTCAAGCCGTACGCCATTTCAACCGTTTCTATACCAGGCACATCGGTGCCCTGCATGAGCGCCTGCAAAAGAGCGCCTTCTCACTGACGGAAGTCCGCGTGCTGCATGAACTGTCGCGCGGCGAAGCCGACACCGCCGCCGCGCTCACACGCAGCCTTGGTCTGGACAGCGGCTACCTGAGCCGGCTGTTGACCAGCTTCGAGCGACGCAATCTGATCTCCCGGCGCCCGTCCGACATCGACGCGCGGCAATCGCTCCTTGCGCTTACCGACTTAGGCCGCGCTGCGTACGAGCCGCTCGACGCAGCCGCCATCGACGAGGTGTCCTCTGTGCTGCTTCGGCTGGATCCGGCATCGCAGGAGCAACTCATCGCGGCGATGCGCGTCGTCGAACGGCTACTCGACCACGGCAACCGGCGCGACATGGTCATCACGCTGCGCGCACCGCAGGCGGGCGAGTACGGCTGGCTGGTGCATCGCCAGGCGCAGCTTTTCGCGCTTGAACACGGCTGGGACCACACCTTCGAGGCGCAGCTCGCGCAGGTCGTGGCCGACTTTGCGCGACAGCACGATCCCGTGCGCGAGACAGGCTGGATTGCGGAGCTGGACGGATCGATCGTCGGGTCGGCACTGGTTGCCGGTGTATCGGCGACGGTCGCGCGGGTGCGGCTGCTCTATGTCGAACCTGATGTTCGGCGTCTTGGCATCGGTGCGCAGTTGATGGACGAGTGTGCCCGCTTTGCGGCGCAGGCGGACTACACGAAACTGACGGTATCTACGGCAGCCACGCTTCCGGGAGCGCGCCGGCTGTGCGAGCGAAGTGGCTTTACCTGCGCGGCGGCGAATCCCGAACGACGCTTCGGCTCCGAGCTCACCATAGAGCGTTGGGAACGCGAGTTATAG
- the nagE gene encoding N-acetylglucosamine-specific PTS transporter subunit IIBC, which yields MDGNPFLKIQRLGRALMLPIAVLPVAGLLLRLGQPDVFNIKMIADAGGAIFDNLPLLFAIGVAVGFAKDNNGVAALAGAIGYLIQIAVMKDINDKLNMGVLSGIVAGIVAGLLYNRYKDIKLPDYLAFFGGKRFVPIATGVVCLATGIVFGYVWQPVQAVIDLAGHWLTTAGAIGTFVFGVLNRLLLVTGLHHILNSLAWFVFGNFTPPGGAAVTGDLHRFFAGDPTAGGFMTGFFPVMMFGLPAACLAMFHEAPKERRAVVGGLLFSMALTSFLTGVTEPIEFSFMFLAPVLYVIHALLTGVSLAICSALGIHLGFTFSAGAIDYVLNYGLSTRGWWAIPIGIVYAVVYYGLFRIFIGKFNMATPGREPANGDAQIDAPAAGGYVAPVTGVAATRAQRYIAALGGASNLTLVDACTTRLRLSVVDSGKVSEADLKTIGARGVLKRDATNVQVIIGPEADMIADEIRTAIDQGNAVGTKPAATTPAAPVASAPVAAVGASAGGPLDPDPVRWLAVFGGASNVSSLDAVAATRLRIVVRDPSTVDRQLLSGLDVAWVSADTFHIVVGQAAARYAQQMSARLPTASGGATPQPA from the coding sequence ATGGATGGGAATCCGTTTCTGAAGATTCAGCGCCTCGGACGGGCGCTGATGCTGCCGATTGCAGTACTGCCGGTCGCTGGCCTGCTGCTGCGTCTCGGCCAGCCCGATGTATTCAACATTAAGATGATCGCCGATGCTGGCGGCGCGATTTTTGACAACCTGCCGCTGCTGTTTGCAATCGGCGTGGCAGTCGGCTTCGCGAAGGACAACAACGGCGTGGCGGCGCTCGCAGGGGCGATCGGCTATCTCATCCAGATCGCGGTGATGAAGGACATCAACGACAAGCTCAACATGGGCGTGCTGTCGGGGATCGTCGCCGGTATCGTTGCGGGCCTGCTTTACAACCGGTACAAGGACATCAAGCTGCCCGATTACCTCGCATTCTTCGGAGGGAAACGCTTCGTGCCGATTGCCACCGGGGTGGTGTGTCTGGCGACAGGCATCGTGTTCGGCTACGTGTGGCAGCCCGTGCAGGCCGTCATCGATCTGGCCGGGCACTGGCTCACGACGGCAGGCGCGATCGGCACCTTCGTGTTCGGCGTGCTGAACCGCCTGCTGCTGGTCACCGGTCTGCATCACATCCTGAATTCGCTCGCATGGTTCGTGTTCGGCAACTTCACGCCGCCGGGCGGCGCAGCGGTGACGGGCGACCTGCATCGCTTCTTCGCCGGCGACCCGACTGCGGGCGGCTTCATGACGGGCTTCTTCCCGGTCATGATGTTCGGCCTGCCCGCGGCCTGCCTCGCGATGTTCCACGAAGCACCGAAGGAGCGCCGTGCAGTGGTTGGCGGCCTGCTGTTCTCGATGGCGCTCACGTCTTTCCTGACGGGCGTGACGGAGCCGATTGAATTCAGTTTCATGTTCCTCGCACCGGTGCTGTATGTGATCCACGCTTTGCTGACCGGGGTGTCGCTCGCGATCTGCTCGGCGCTTGGCATTCACCTTGGCTTCACGTTCTCGGCCGGCGCGATCGACTATGTGCTGAACTACGGCTTGTCGACCCGCGGCTGGTGGGCGATTCCGATCGGCATCGTGTACGCGGTGGTGTACTACGGTCTGTTCCGCATCTTCATCGGCAAGTTCAACATGGCGACGCCGGGCCGCGAACCGGCAAACGGCGATGCACAGATCGACGCGCCCGCAGCGGGCGGCTACGTCGCGCCGGTGACCGGAGTTGCGGCGACGCGTGCGCAGCGGTACATCGCAGCACTGGGCGGCGCGTCGAACCTGACGCTCGTCGATGCCTGCACGACGCGTCTGCGTCTGTCGGTGGTGGATTCGGGCAAGGTGTCCGAAGCGGATCTGAAGACGATCGGCGCGCGGGGCGTACTCAAGCGCGACGCAACCAACGTGCAAGTGATCATCGGGCCGGAAGCCGACATGATCGCAGACGAAATCCGTACGGCGATCGATCAGGGAAATGCGGTCGGAACGAAACCGGCTGCGACTACTCCGGCAGCTCCGGTTGCCAGCGCGCCGGTGGCAGCGGTAGGGGCATCGGCGGGCGGACCGCTGGATCCGGATCCTGTGCGCTGGCTCGCCGTGTTCGGCGGCGCGAGCAACGTCAGCTCGCTCGATGCGGTGGCTGCGACACGTCTGCGCATCGTGGTGCGGGACCCGTCGACGGTGGATCGTCAGTTGCTGTCGGGGCTGGATGTCGCGTGGGTGTCGGCGGATACCTTCCACATCGTCGTGGGGCAGGCTGCTGCGCGCTACGCGCAGCAAATGTCGGCTCGTTTGCCGACAGCATCGGGTGGAGCGACGCCCCAGCCGGCCTGA
- the cydX gene encoding cytochrome bd-I oxidase subunit CydX, protein MWYFSWILGVGVALAFGIINVMWLESRRTGTTGSGAAFRQRQD, encoded by the coding sequence ATGTGGTATTTCAGCTGGATACTCGGAGTAGGTGTGGCACTCGCGTTCGGCATCATCAACGTGATGTGGCTCGAATCGCGGCGAACCGGCACTACAGGTAGCGGTGCGGCGTTCAGACAGCGTCAGGACTGA
- the nagA gene encoding N-acetylglucosamine-6-phosphate deacetylase → MLTGNILTTEGWIHGTIEFANGRITSLTGERVDPATNNDPYLLPGFIDLHVHGGGGSDVMEGGDAIETITRTHARYGTTSLLATTMTAPRDELMRVVAGLGELARVRTPGGARVLGVHLEGPYINPGKLGAQPDAAVSAVLDEVLKYLSIAPIRVVTLAPEISGHMDIISEMAARGVRVQLGHSLGTYDDAVAALKHGACGFTHLFNAMSALHHRNPGLVGAALAHAEFAEIIPDLLHVHPGAIRAAIRAIPRLYVVTDSTSATGMPDGEYRLGSQHVTKCLGGVRLADGTLAGSTLTMDQALRNLVSLGLPMADVSNRLSRYAADYLGIEDRGRIARGAWADVVVFDRELTLSATYVEGESIVEYA, encoded by the coding sequence ATGCTGACCGGAAACATACTGACTACCGAAGGCTGGATCCACGGCACGATCGAGTTCGCAAACGGGCGGATTACGTCGCTCACGGGCGAGCGGGTCGATCCTGCGACGAACAACGATCCCTACCTCCTGCCGGGCTTCATCGACCTGCACGTGCATGGCGGCGGCGGCTCCGACGTCATGGAGGGGGGCGATGCGATTGAAACCATCACCCGCACGCACGCACGCTACGGTACGACGAGCCTGCTCGCCACCACGATGACCGCGCCGCGCGACGAACTGATGCGCGTCGTCGCAGGTCTCGGCGAGCTGGCCCGCGTGCGCACGCCGGGCGGTGCACGCGTGCTTGGCGTGCATCTCGAGGGACCGTATATCAACCCGGGCAAACTGGGCGCGCAGCCCGACGCCGCGGTCTCGGCGGTGCTCGACGAAGTGCTCAAGTATCTGTCGATCGCGCCGATTCGCGTGGTGACGCTCGCGCCGGAAATCTCCGGGCACATGGACATCATCTCCGAGATGGCGGCGCGCGGCGTGCGCGTGCAGCTGGGCCATTCGCTCGGCACGTACGACGACGCGGTCGCCGCCCTCAAGCACGGTGCCTGTGGCTTCACGCATCTGTTCAACGCCATGTCGGCGCTGCATCACCGCAATCCTGGGCTCGTCGGCGCGGCGCTCGCGCACGCCGAATTCGCCGAAATCATTCCTGATCTGCTGCATGTGCATCCGGGTGCGATCCGCGCTGCGATCCGCGCGATTCCGCGCCTGTATGTGGTGACCGACAGCACGTCGGCCACCGGCATGCCCGACGGCGAATACCGCCTCGGCAGCCAGCATGTCACGAAGTGCCTTGGGGGCGTGCGTCTCGCCGACGGCACGCTCGCCGGCAGCACCCTGACGATGGATCAGGCGCTGCGCAACCTCGTCTCGCTCGGCCTGCCAATGGCCGACGTATCAAACCGTTTGTCGCGCTATGCCGCCGACTACCTCGGCATCGAAGACCGTGGCCGCATCGCGCGCGGCGCGTGGGCTGACGTCGTCGTGTTTGATCGTGAACTGACCTTGAGCGCGACTTACGTCGAAGGAGAATCGATTGTCGAATATGCTTAA
- a CDS encoding GntR family transcriptional regulator, with protein sequence METRWSALMPDVRNVTPLYLQLARNLATAIHCGVWSAGEALPSERTLSDAIGVSRITARKAIELLVEQGLIRRARGAGSFITPRVEDPLSRLTGFTKKMEQRGFRPDSVWLEREIRAANRDEIVHLGLSPGAPVASLRRLRRADGIVMAVEHSALPASIVPDPQAIGLSLYSYLEQRGMAVVRALQHFRAVNATSEIAGLMDIEPRTALLVITRIGYSADQRAIELTDTYCRDDYYDFVAELRQ encoded by the coding sequence ATGGAAACTCGCTGGTCCGCCTTGATGCCTGACGTGCGCAACGTCACGCCGCTCTACCTGCAACTCGCGCGCAATCTCGCGACAGCGATCCATTGCGGCGTCTGGTCGGCCGGCGAGGCGTTGCCGTCGGAGCGCACGCTGTCGGATGCGATCGGCGTCTCACGGATCACCGCACGCAAGGCGATCGAACTGCTGGTCGAGCAGGGCTTGATCCGGCGCGCCCGGGGCGCGGGCAGTTTCATTACGCCGCGCGTCGAAGATCCGCTATCCCGCCTCACGGGCTTCACGAAAAAGATGGAGCAGCGCGGCTTCCGGCCGGATTCGGTCTGGCTCGAGCGCGAGATCCGCGCGGCCAACCGCGACGAAATCGTTCACCTCGGGTTGTCACCGGGCGCGCCGGTGGCGAGCCTGCGGCGGCTGCGGCGCGCGGACGGCATCGTGATGGCGGTCGAACATTCGGCGCTGCCCGCATCGATCGTGCCGGACCCGCAGGCGATTGGCCTCTCGCTGTACAGCTATCTGGAGCAGCGCGGCATGGCCGTGGTCCGCGCGCTGCAGCACTTTCGCGCGGTCAACGCGACGAGCGAGATTGCGGGCCTGATGGACATCGAGCCGCGCACGGCGCTGCTTGTCATCACGCGCATCGGCTACAGCGCCGACCAGCGCGCGATCGAACTGACCGACACCTATTGCCGCGACGACTACTACGACTTCGTCGCCGAATTGCGGCAGTAG
- the cydB gene encoding cytochrome d ubiquinol oxidase subunit II produces the protein MDYATLKVIWWVLIGTLMIGFALTDGFDMGACILLPFIGKSDEERRIIVNTVGATWEGNQVWFVTAGGAMFAAWPLVYAASFSGFYFAMLLVLFSLFFRPVGFDYRGKRDNPRWRTAWDWGLFIGGFVPPLVIGIAFGNLLQGVPFSFDTDLRVTYHGSFFGLLNPFALLCGLVSMSMLAAHGAAFVKMKTDGIVARRASVALRVASLVAVALFLIAGVLVATMIGGYQIVDAAPLDTVANPLLKTVLGAPGLWLTNYSTYPWMIAAPLVGVLGGVLALLLAGSRFEKTAFISSGLMVVGVILTAGFSMFPFIMPSSLDGRSSLTVWDSTSSQMTLQIMLVAVIIFLPIILLYTAWVYRVMRGKVTAAALAENSHSMY, from the coding sequence ATGGACTACGCAACGCTCAAGGTGATCTGGTGGGTGCTGATCGGCACCCTGATGATCGGCTTCGCGCTCACCGATGGCTTCGACATGGGCGCCTGCATCCTGTTGCCCTTCATCGGCAAGAGCGACGAAGAACGACGCATCATCGTCAATACGGTCGGCGCGACGTGGGAAGGCAACCAGGTCTGGTTCGTGACGGCAGGCGGTGCGATGTTTGCAGCATGGCCGCTCGTCTATGCCGCATCGTTCTCGGGCTTCTATTTCGCGATGCTGCTCGTGCTGTTCTCGCTGTTTTTCCGGCCAGTCGGTTTCGACTATCGCGGCAAACGTGACAATCCGCGCTGGCGCACCGCGTGGGACTGGGGTCTGTTCATCGGCGGCTTCGTGCCACCGCTCGTCATCGGCATCGCGTTCGGCAATCTGCTGCAAGGCGTACCGTTCTCGTTCGATACCGATCTGCGCGTCACCTATCACGGCAGCTTCTTCGGCCTGCTCAATCCGTTCGCGTTGCTGTGCGGGCTTGTCAGCATGTCGATGCTCGCAGCCCATGGCGCGGCGTTCGTGAAGATGAAGACGGACGGCATCGTCGCGCGCCGTGCATCGGTGGCGCTGCGGGTCGCATCGCTCGTCGCCGTCGCACTATTCCTGATTGCCGGCGTGCTGGTGGCCACGATGATCGGCGGCTATCAGATCGTTGACGCCGCGCCGCTCGATACCGTCGCCAATCCGCTTCTGAAAACCGTGCTGGGCGCACCGGGCCTCTGGCTCACCAACTACTCGACGTATCCGTGGATGATCGCGGCGCCGCTCGTGGGTGTGCTTGGCGGCGTGCTGGCATTGCTACTCGCCGGGTCAAGGTTCGAAAAGACGGCGTTCATCTCGAGCGGGCTGATGGTGGTAGGCGTGATCCTGACGGCGGGATTTTCAATGTTTCCGTTCATCATGCCGTCGTCGCTCGACGGGCGCAGCAGCCTCACCGTCTGGGATTCGACCTCGAGCCAGATGACGTTGCAGATCATGCTGGTCGCCGTCATCATTTTCCTGCCGATCATCCTGCTCTATACAGCCTGGGTGTATCGCGTGATGCGGGGCAAGGTCACCGCCGCCGCGCTCGCGGAAAACAGCCATTCGATGTACTGA
- the ptsP gene encoding phosphoenolpyruvate--protein phosphotransferase: MRRVEEPRLMSHSHGDIVLLAPLTGPVVPLADVPDPVFSGGMFGDGIGIDPLTGQLVAPCDGVVTHLARTGHALTLATTEGAEILLHIGIDTVELSGKGFTPKVAQGASVRAGDLLIEFDLDYIASAAPSLVSVIAIANSEAFEIVERPANGMLKAGESPLFTLRARGGAAAEASRQATYVTEEARQLVTLKHPGGLHARPAARAREAARGLDARVEVRYEGRKAAIESVVGLLGLGAGEGATIEILGVGTQAEAAVEAVARELLREAHGEAEERPARQSSPAPEQVMRAVGEPLAPNTLAGVCAAPGIAVGKIVRWDDADIDPPEAASGTCAAESRLLDKAIASVDADLGSTVRDASQRGAHGEAGIFAVHRVLLEDPTLLDAARDLISLGKSAGFAWRSAIRAQIDVLTNIQDELLAERAADLRDIEKRVLRALGYSNQVGRELPDEAVLVAEEFTPSDLSSLDRARVTALLMARGGATSHAAIIARQIGIPALVAVGDALFAIADGTQVVVDASAGRLEHAPTALDVERARTERERLAGVREANRRTSQQAASTSDGRAIEVAANIATLDDAKTAVENGADSVGLLRTELLFIHRQAAPTVDEHRQSYQTIVEALGGRTAIIRTLDVGADKEVDYLTLPPEPNPALGLRGIRLAQVRPDLLDDQLRGLLAVQPLGAVRILLPMVTDSGELVRLRKRIDELAREAGRTGAIEVGVMIEVPSAALLADQLSQHADFLSIGTNDLTQYTLAMDRCQADLAAQADGLHPAVLRLIDTTVKGAAKHGKWVGVCGALAGDPLAVPLLVGLGVTELSVDPVSVPGIKARVRKLDYQLCRQRAQDILALDSAQAVRAVSREVWPQD, encoded by the coding sequence ATGCGACGTGTTGAGGAGCCCCGCTTGATGAGCCATTCCCACGGCGATATTGTTCTGCTCGCGCCATTGACTGGCCCGGTCGTACCGCTCGCCGACGTGCCCGATCCTGTGTTTTCGGGCGGCATGTTCGGCGATGGAATCGGCATTGATCCGTTGACCGGCCAGCTCGTGGCGCCCTGCGACGGCGTGGTGACGCATCTCGCGCGCACGGGTCACGCATTGACGCTCGCGACGACTGAAGGCGCGGAAATCCTGCTGCACATCGGCATCGATACCGTCGAGCTGAGCGGCAAGGGTTTCACGCCGAAAGTCGCGCAGGGCGCATCGGTTCGTGCTGGCGATTTGTTGATCGAATTCGATCTGGACTACATAGCATCCGCGGCGCCGAGTCTTGTGTCGGTCATCGCGATCGCGAACTCCGAAGCGTTCGAGATTGTCGAGCGTCCGGCAAACGGCATGCTGAAGGCCGGCGAAAGCCCGCTCTTCACGCTGCGCGCACGCGGGGGTGCGGCGGCTGAAGCGTCGCGCCAGGCGACCTACGTAACCGAGGAAGCGCGTCAGCTGGTGACGCTGAAACATCCCGGCGGCTTGCACGCACGGCCTGCTGCGCGTGCCCGCGAAGCAGCGCGGGGCCTCGATGCGCGCGTCGAAGTCCGCTATGAAGGACGCAAAGCGGCGATCGAAAGCGTCGTTGGTTTGCTGGGCCTTGGCGCTGGCGAAGGGGCCACGATCGAGATCCTCGGCGTAGGTACACAGGCAGAAGCGGCGGTCGAGGCGGTCGCGCGTGAATTGCTGCGTGAGGCACACGGTGAAGCCGAAGAGAGGCCGGCGCGGCAAAGCTCACCCGCTCCAGAGCAGGTGATGCGTGCTGTCGGCGAGCCGCTCGCGCCGAATACGCTCGCGGGCGTGTGCGCCGCGCCCGGCATCGCCGTTGGCAAGATCGTTCGTTGGGATGATGCGGATATCGATCCGCCCGAAGCCGCAAGCGGCACGTGCGCCGCCGAAAGCCGCCTGCTTGACAAGGCGATTGCGTCTGTCGACGCAGACCTCGGTTCGACGGTTCGCGACGCGTCGCAACGCGGTGCGCACGGCGAAGCGGGCATTTTCGCGGTGCATCGCGTGCTGCTCGAAGACCCCACGCTGCTCGACGCCGCGCGCGATCTGATCAGCCTCGGCAAGAGCGCGGGCTTCGCGTGGCGCTCGGCGATCCGCGCGCAGATTGACGTGCTCACGAACATCCAGGACGAACTCCTCGCCGAACGCGCTGCGGATCTTCGCGATATCGAGAAGCGCGTGCTGCGTGCGCTTGGGTATTCGAATCAGGTGGGTCGCGAGTTGCCTGACGAAGCCGTGCTCGTTGCAGAGGAGTTCACGCCGTCGGATCTGTCATCGCTCGATCGTGCGCGTGTGACCGCCCTTTTGATGGCACGCGGTGGCGCAACCTCGCATGCAGCGATTATCGCGCGGCAGATCGGCATTCCGGCGCTTGTCGCCGTGGGCGATGCGCTGTTTGCGATTGCGGACGGCACGCAGGTGGTCGTCGATGCGAGCGCGGGCCGGCTTGAACATGCGCCGACGGCGCTCGATGTCGAACGCGCGCGTACGGAGCGCGAGCGTCTGGCCGGCGTGCGTGAAGCGAATCGCCGCACGTCGCAACAGGCTGCCTCGACCAGTGATGGCCGCGCGATCGAAGTCGCCGCGAACATCGCGACGCTCGACGATGCGAAGACCGCCGTCGAAAACGGCGCCGACTCGGTGGGCCTCTTGCGCACCGAACTGCTTTTCATCCACCGTCAGGCGGCGCCGACCGTCGATGAACATCGCCAGAGCTATCAGACGATCGTGGAAGCACTGGGCGGCCGTACGGCGATCATCCGCACGCTCGACGTCGGCGCAGACAAGGAAGTCGACTACCTGACGCTGCCGCCCGAACCGAATCCGGCGCTGGGCCTGCGCGGCATCCGTCTTGCCCAGGTGCGTCCCGACCTGCTCGACGACCAGTTGCGCGGCCTGCTCGCCGTGCAGCCGCTGGGTGCCGTGCGGATCCTGCTGCCGATGGTGACCGATTCCGGCGAACTGGTTCGACTGCGTAAGCGCATCGACGAACTGGCGCGTGAAGCGGGCCGCACAGGCGCGATCGAAGTCGGCGTGATGATAGAAGTGCCGTCGGCGGCGCTGCTCGCGGACCAGCTGTCGCAGCACGCGGACTTCCTGTCGATCGGGACCAACGACCTGACGCAATACACGCTCGCGATGGATCGCTGCCAGGCCGATCTCGCCGCGCAGGCGGATGGACTGCATCCGGCTGTGCTGCGTCTCATCGATACAACCGTCAAAGGTGCGGCAAAGCACGGCAAGTGGGTTGGCGTATGCGGTGCGCTTGCTGGCGATCCGCTGGCCGTGCCCCTGCTGGTCGGCCTTGGCGTCACCGAGCTGTCGGTGGATCCGGTCTCTGTGCCGGGCATCAAGGCGCGGGTGCGCAAACTCGATTATCAGCTGTGCCGTCAGCGCGCCCAGGACATCCTGGCGCTCGATTCGGCGCAGGCGGTAAGAGCCGTGAGCCGCGAAGTCTGGCCGCAGGACTGA